CGCGGATGACGGACGCGCGGATCGCCCGTCGCGGGACGGCACGCGAGAACACGATCGGTCCAGCGCGCGGGAATCGACTCGCGACCGTGCACCGCGCCAAGAAGCGCTCCCGCGATCGCGGCGTTCGTGTCGGTGTCGCCGCCGCGCATCGCGGCGTCGATGATCCCCTCCTCGGCGCTCGCGGCGTC
The sequence above is drawn from the Candidatus Eisenbacteria bacterium genome and encodes:
- a CDS encoding ADP-ribosylglycohydrolase family protein, giving the protein DAASAEEGIIDAAMRGGDTDTNAAIAGALLGAVHGRESIPARWTDRVLACRPATGDPRVRHPRPARYWPADALELARMLVESPEA